The proteins below come from a single Psychrobacter sp. FDAARGOS_221 genomic window:
- a CDS encoding FMN-binding glutamate synthase family protein, with amino-acid sequence MSQSPSKAPNRIPMVEQNERQYQVGVVKRYGLLIGVTVMTFVSIFLSLWWLAIIAGALMLVGIYDLLQSKHAVLYNYPIAGHIRYFLESYRPEIRQYFIENDKEEVPFSRQQRALVYQRAKNVSDTNAFGTLDDLYAQDKEWFLQSQTSHPLDVEDFRIIVGNDHCEQPYSMSVFNISAMSFGSLSGRAIMALNHGAKMGGFAHDTGEGAISPYHRKYGGDLIWELGTGYFGCRDDEGNFNPDLFQKNATEDQVKMIEIKLSQGAKPGKGGVLPAEKITEEVAETRHIPMGVDCISPSTHSAFNTPRELVHFWQQLRELSGGKPVGFKLCIGQPWEFMAIVKAMIEENNYPDFIVVDGAEGGTGAAPVEFMDNVGMPLIDGFMLVHNTLVGAGIRDKIKIGVSGKIVSAFDIAKMLALGADWCNSARGFMFAVGCIQSRSCHTNTCPTGVATQDPYREKALDVPSKSARVANFHKNTIKSLANFVGAVGLSHPYDLQPYHIARRMHDGSIKLLSRCFYFIDEGALLTVEARSDIYNQMWVMADPDSFKADNEAYIAYNRDSRSVKKPSKQTSSINNNSHIYASNNMGSDDSI; translated from the coding sequence ATGTCACAATCTCCAAGCAAGGCTCCTAACAGAATCCCTATGGTTGAACAAAATGAACGCCAATATCAAGTTGGTGTTGTCAAAAGATACGGTCTATTAATAGGTGTGACCGTCATGACCTTTGTGTCCATATTTTTGTCGCTATGGTGGCTGGCCATTATCGCAGGGGCCTTGATGTTGGTTGGTATCTATGACCTATTACAATCGAAACATGCGGTGCTCTATAACTACCCAATCGCCGGTCATATCCGCTACTTCTTAGAAAGCTATCGTCCTGAGATTCGTCAATACTTCATTGAAAACGATAAAGAAGAAGTGCCCTTCTCACGCCAGCAACGTGCACTGGTGTACCAAAGAGCAAAAAACGTCAGTGATACCAACGCTTTTGGTACCTTAGATGATCTGTATGCGCAAGATAAAGAGTGGTTTTTGCAATCTCAAACCAGTCATCCGTTAGATGTCGAAGACTTTCGCATCATCGTCGGTAATGATCATTGCGAACAGCCCTACTCTATGTCGGTATTTAACATCTCAGCCATGAGCTTTGGTAGCTTATCTGGGCGCGCAATTATGGCACTAAACCATGGCGCAAAAATGGGCGGCTTTGCCCACGATACTGGTGAAGGTGCCATCAGCCCTTATCACCGCAAATATGGTGGTGACCTGATTTGGGAATTGGGTACCGGCTATTTTGGTTGCCGTGATGATGAAGGTAACTTTAACCCTGATTTGTTCCAAAAAAATGCCACTGAAGATCAGGTAAAAATGATCGAGATTAAACTATCTCAAGGTGCAAAACCGGGTAAAGGCGGGGTATTACCTGCTGAGAAAATTACCGAAGAAGTTGCTGAAACCCGCCATATTCCTATGGGCGTTGACTGTATCTCTCCATCGACTCACTCTGCCTTTAACACCCCACGTGAGTTGGTACATTTTTGGCAGCAGCTGCGTGAGCTATCAGGCGGCAAACCAGTCGGGTTTAAGCTGTGTATTGGTCAGCCTTGGGAGTTTATGGCCATTGTTAAAGCCATGATTGAAGAAAACAACTATCCGGACTTTATTGTGGTCGATGGTGCTGAAGGCGGTACGGGTGCAGCGCCTGTTGAGTTTATGGATAATGTGGGCATGCCATTAATTGACGGCTTTATGTTAGTACACAACACCCTAGTCGGTGCCGGCATTCGTGATAAAATCAAAATTGGTGTCAGTGGCAAAATTGTTTCTGCCTTTGATATTGCCAAAATGTTGGCCCTAGGTGCCGACTGGTGTAACTCAGCGCGTGGCTTTATGTTCGCCGTGGGTTGTATCCAATCTCGCTCTTGTCATACCAATACCTGCCCAACCGGTGTTGCGACCCAAGATCCATATCGTGAAAAAGCGTTAGACGTGCCCAGCAAGTCTGCACGCGTGGCCAACTTCCACAAAAACACCATCAAATCATTGGCGAACTTCGTTGGCGCTGTCGGACTATCACACCCATATGACTTGCAGCCATATCATATCGCACGCCGCATGCATGATGGTTCAATCAAGCTATTATCTAGATGTTTCTACTTCATCGATGAAGGCGCACTACTGACCGTCGAAGCACGCTCTGATATCTACAACCAGATGTGGGTAATGGCTGATCCTGATAGTTTTAAAGCAGATAACGAAGCCTATATTGCCTACAACAGAGACTCGCGTAGTGTCAAAAAACCTTCTAAACAAACCAGTAGTATTAATAACAACAGCCATATTTACGCCAGTAATAATATGGGCAGCGACGACTCTATCTAG
- the ndk gene encoding nucleoside-diphosphate kinase produces MAIERTLSIIKPDAVGGNHIGAIYSRFEEAGLKIVGAKMLHLDDEKAGGFYAEHKERPFYNDLVSFMTSGPVVVSVLEGENAIAKHREIMGATNPAEAAEGTIRKDFASSIDENAVHGSDSAESAKREIAYFFADNEVLDRTR; encoded by the coding sequence ATGGCTATCGAACGTACTTTATCAATTATCAAACCTGACGCTGTTGGCGGCAATCACATCGGCGCTATCTACAGCCGTTTTGAAGAAGCCGGTCTTAAAATTGTTGGCGCAAAAATGCTACATCTTGATGATGAAAAAGCAGGCGGTTTCTACGCTGAGCACAAAGAGCGTCCATTCTACAACGACCTAGTATCTTTCATGACTTCAGGTCCTGTGGTTGTTTCAGTTCTAGAAGGCGAAAATGCAATTGCTAAGCACCGTGAAATCATGGGCGCAACCAACCCAGCTGAAGCTGCTGAAGGCACAATCCGTAAAGATTTCGCTTCAAGCATCGACGAAAACGCGGTACACGGTTCAGATTCTGCTGAATCAGCAAAACGCGAAATCGCTTATTTCTTCGCTGATAACGAAGTACTAGACCGTACTCGTTAA
- the rlmN gene encoding 23S rRNA (adenine(2503)-C(2))-methyltransferase RlmN, giving the protein MTKIPMQPADSQPTSFDPSDANANDTRTNILGMSQEELGAYFKEIGEKPFRATQVMKWIYQHGVTDFDEMTNLSKGLREKLKQQACVRPPEVVHKEFSNDGTRKWVFKVAGGSLVETVLIPADDSKVNGRKTLCVSSQVGCALDCSFCSTGKQGFERDLTPAEIIGQLWVANASYMEGVDNSEWHNNVTNVVMMGMGEPLLNYKPVVSSMSLMLSDHAYGLSKRRVTLSTSGVVPKMYDLYKDIDVALAISLHAPNDELRNELVPINKKYPLSELIAAAKAYVHDNNPRHKKHVTIEYVMLAGVNDSDEHAHQLVELLEGLPSKINLIPFNPFPHAPYDRSSNNRIHAFSNILNNAGFVCTIRQTRGDDIDAACGQLVGQVADRTRRSAKWQQSIKDREQQAAGE; this is encoded by the coding sequence ATGACCAAAATTCCTATGCAGCCTGCTGACAGCCAGCCGACCTCTTTTGACCCCTCTGATGCCAACGCGAATGACACCCGAACCAATATTTTGGGTATGAGTCAAGAAGAGCTTGGTGCCTATTTCAAAGAGATAGGCGAGAAGCCATTTCGTGCCACACAGGTGATGAAATGGATTTATCAACATGGCGTCACTGACTTTGATGAGATGACCAATCTATCAAAAGGGCTGCGCGAAAAGTTAAAGCAGCAAGCCTGCGTGCGTCCGCCAGAAGTGGTGCACAAAGAGTTTAGTAATGATGGCACGCGTAAGTGGGTGTTCAAAGTAGCAGGCGGCTCTTTGGTTGAAACCGTATTAATTCCAGCCGATGACAGTAAAGTCAATGGCCGTAAGACTCTGTGCGTGTCTTCACAAGTAGGTTGTGCGCTAGATTGCAGCTTCTGTAGTACCGGTAAGCAAGGCTTTGAGCGTGACTTGACCCCGGCAGAAATCATTGGCCAGCTTTGGGTTGCCAACGCCTCGTATATGGAAGGCGTGGACAATAGCGAATGGCATAATAACGTCACCAACGTAGTAATGATGGGTATGGGTGAGCCACTGCTCAACTACAAGCCTGTGGTGTCATCTATGAGCTTGATGCTATCAGACCACGCTTATGGCTTATCAAAACGCCGCGTGACCTTATCAACGTCAGGTGTTGTGCCTAAGATGTACGATTTATACAAAGACATCGATGTGGCACTGGCAATTTCATTACACGCGCCAAATGATGAGCTGCGCAATGAGTTGGTGCCTATTAATAAGAAGTATCCATTAAGTGAGCTGATTGCTGCGGCGAAAGCCTATGTGCATGACAATAATCCACGTCACAAAAAGCACGTTACCATTGAATATGTGATGCTGGCTGGCGTTAATGACAGCGATGAGCACGCGCATCAGTTGGTTGAACTGTTAGAAGGGTTACCTAGCAAAATTAACTTGATTCCATTTAACCCATTCCCGCATGCGCCATACGATCGCTCAAGTAACAACCGCATCCATGCGTTTAGTAATATCTTAAATAACGCCGGCTTTGTGTGTACTATTCGTCAGACCCGTGGTGATGATATTGATGCCGCTTGTGGTCAATTGGTTGGTCAAGTTGCTGATAGAACCCGCCGTTCAGCCAAATGGCAGCAAAGTATTAAAGATCGTGAGCAACAGGCCGCTGGTGAATAA
- a CDS encoding tetratricopeptide repeat protein, translating into MTVNNEYDRHDSCQEARRYQYNTLEFKPRHSFKRLILTASILLGVPLLGCQTNSSVNGFDSQVTSQTAGQPNASSLNNTNITASNRSKSGTKSNQQQAAEIRTQIAAQYLRDRQLDEASRQLQMAFNADADYAPAYDMMGVLLQQEGSADNLLNAEAYFLKAIALDAQFMQAHNNYGVYLSKVGKPQQAIEHFKIAGSALGYYGRIGALENLGLTALKVGDRQLATDTFVRVLGSERGNITAHIELIDILIDSKQVEQAKNLYNELLILLNDQPNRHPRIVSQGIRLSQLSADS; encoded by the coding sequence ATGACTGTTAATAATGAGTATGACAGGCATGACAGCTGTCAGGAAGCCAGACGTTATCAGTATAATACGCTTGAGTTTAAACCGAGGCATAGTTTTAAACGATTAATATTAACAGCCAGTATCCTGTTGGGTGTTCCGTTATTAGGTTGCCAAACCAACTCATCTGTTAATGGCTTTGATTCTCAAGTAACGTCTCAGACAGCTGGGCAGCCGAATGCAAGCAGTCTGAATAACACAAACATAACGGCAAGCAATCGGTCTAAATCAGGGACTAAAAGCAATCAGCAACAAGCCGCTGAAATTAGAACCCAAATTGCAGCGCAATACCTGCGCGATCGCCAACTTGATGAGGCCAGTCGCCAATTGCAAATGGCCTTCAATGCGGATGCAGACTATGCACCGGCTTATGATATGATGGGCGTGTTGTTGCAGCAAGAAGGCAGCGCTGACAATTTGCTTAACGCTGAGGCTTACTTTTTAAAAGCCATTGCGCTTGATGCTCAGTTTATGCAGGCACATAACAACTATGGCGTTTATTTGTCAAAAGTTGGAAAACCGCAACAGGCGATAGAGCACTTTAAAATCGCGGGCTCAGCGCTAGGTTATTATGGCCGCATTGGTGCGCTAGAGAACTTAGGCTTAACCGCGTTAAAAGTAGGTGATCGCCAGTTGGCAACCGATACTTTTGTTCGAGTGCTTGGCAGTGAGCGTGGTAATATTACCGCTCATATAGAATTGATCGACATATTGATTGACAGTAAACAAGTCGAACAGGCAAAAAACTTGTATAATGAGCTGTTAATATTGTTAAATGATCAGCCTAACCGTCATCCTCGCATCGTCTCGCAAGGTATTCGACTGAGTCAATTAAGTGCGGACAGTTAA
- a CDS encoding RodZ domain-containing protein, which yields MDIDNKESSTPNFDTSNQNFGSFGNRLKQARINKNLTLDDVAGELFILRRHLEAIEAEDFKELPQMAFARGFVINYAKFLGLDPEQVAESFNRNYPDELKRKSVDDIESPLKPMGTLQREGRRSIRINPLLVLGVIGLIILAVFLIRTVSNAQDASATNDQQDNSSLADELSDSEQSAGAAINTTGALSNSGSAIGVGDDAAQSATLDFWIQGDTQLNVVDASGQTLIAGEQPRGGYKLSGQPPFNIKINPASSATLNLNGTPVQLNDYIENGAANFTLAP from the coding sequence ATGGACATAGATAATAAAGAATCGTCAACCCCGAACTTCGACACATCTAATCAAAATTTCGGTTCATTCGGTAATCGACTAAAGCAAGCACGTATCAACAAAAACCTAACCTTAGATGACGTGGCAGGCGAGCTATTTATTTTGCGTCGTCACCTAGAAGCCATTGAAGCTGAAGACTTTAAAGAGCTGCCACAAATGGCGTTTGCGCGTGGTTTTGTCATCAACTATGCCAAGTTTTTGGGTTTAGATCCAGAGCAGGTCGCAGAGAGCTTTAATCGTAACTATCCTGATGAGCTAAAAAGAAAAAGCGTCGATGACATTGAGTCGCCATTGAAGCCAATGGGCACCTTGCAGCGTGAAGGTAGACGTTCTATCCGCATCAATCCATTATTGGTATTGGGTGTGATTGGTCTGATTATCTTAGCGGTATTTTTAATTCGTACCGTGTCTAATGCTCAAGATGCGTCTGCAACCAATGATCAACAAGACAACAGCAGCCTAGCCGATGAATTGTCAGATAGCGAACAATCAGCCGGTGCCGCAATTAATACCACGGGTGCGCTAAGTAATAGTGGTTCAGCGATTGGTGTTGGTGATGATGCCGCACAGTCAGCGACACTAGACTTTTGGATTCAAGGTGATACGCAGCTAAATGTGGTAGACGCTTCAGGCCAAACCTTGATTGCCGGCGAGCAACCTAGAGGCGGCTATAAGTTATCAGGTCAACCACCGTTTAATATTAAGATTAATCCAGCCTCTAGTGCGACCTTAAACTTAAATGGCACACCGGTACAATTAAACGATTATATCGAAAATGGTGCTGCCAACTTTACTTTAGCGCCGTAA
- the ispG gene encoding flavodoxin-dependent (E)-4-hydroxy-3-methylbut-2-enyl-diphosphate synthase, whose protein sequence is MSTPSPIKRRETKKIYVGDVAVGGDAPISVQSMTNTDTCDVDATVAQIERCVDAGADMMRVSTPTMDTVAAFAEIRKRVDIPLIADVHFDYKIALAVAEAGADCLRINPGNIGNDAKVREVVASARDHNIPIRIGVNAGSLEKEIQRKYKEPTGAAMVESAMRHIDILDRLSFDQYKVSVKASNVFLTLDAYRLLSQQIDNPLHLGVTEAGVYRTGTVKSAIALGGLLLDGIGDTIRISLAAEPEDEIKIGFDILKSLGIRANGINFIACPSCSRQEFDVIGVMNELEARLEDVRVPMDVSVIGCKVNGPGEAKESDIGVVGASPNSLVYLEGQKSHLIDTTTLVDNIEKMVRERVAKAEAQAANEILRVDGGK, encoded by the coding sequence ATGTCAACTCCCTCTCCAATTAAACGTCGTGAAACCAAAAAAATATATGTCGGTGATGTGGCTGTCGGTGGTGATGCGCCTATAAGCGTCCAAAGTATGACCAACACAGATACGTGTGATGTGGATGCGACAGTCGCACAGATTGAGCGTTGTGTTGATGCAGGCGCCGATATGATGCGCGTATCGACCCCAACCATGGACACGGTCGCTGCCTTTGCTGAGATTAGAAAACGGGTTGATATCCCGCTGATTGCCGACGTTCACTTTGACTATAAAATTGCATTAGCGGTTGCAGAAGCCGGTGCTGACTGCTTACGTATTAACCCAGGTAATATTGGTAATGATGCCAAGGTGCGTGAAGTGGTTGCCAGTGCCCGTGACCACAATATTCCAATCCGTATTGGGGTAAACGCCGGTTCATTAGAAAAAGAGATTCAGCGTAAGTATAAAGAACCGACTGGGGCGGCAATGGTAGAGTCTGCCATGCGCCATATTGATATCTTAGATCGTTTAAGCTTTGATCAATATAAAGTATCGGTAAAAGCCAGTAATGTGTTTTTGACCTTAGATGCTTATCGTCTATTGTCACAACAAATCGATAACCCACTACATCTAGGGGTGACCGAAGCAGGTGTTTATCGCACAGGTACTGTTAAATCAGCGATCGCATTGGGCGGCTTATTACTAGATGGCATCGGCGATACCATTCGTATTTCGTTAGCCGCAGAGCCAGAAGATGAAATTAAAATTGGCTTTGATATCTTAAAATCATTGGGCATACGTGCCAACGGCATTAACTTTATTGCTTGTCCAAGCTGCTCACGTCAAGAATTTGATGTGATTGGGGTAATGAATGAGCTAGAAGCCCGCTTAGAAGATGTGCGCGTGCCGATGGATGTATCGGTCATTGGCTGTAAGGTCAATGGTCCTGGTGAAGCCAAAGAGAGTGATATCGGTGTGGTTGGTGCCTCTCCAAATTCACTGGTATATTTAGAAGGTCAAAAAAGCCACTTAATTGATACCACTACTTTGGTTGATAATATTGAAAAAATGGTACGTGAGCGTGTGGCGAAAGCAGAAGCACAAGCGGCCAATGAGATATTACGTGTGGATGGCGGTAAATAA
- the hisS gene encoding histidine--tRNA ligase yields MIKSIKGFNDILHVATSSSQASGIWRRLESTLRSVLDQFGYEEIRLPIVEETQLFARAIGDATDIVEKEMFSFTDKSDPPTPITLRPEGTAGAVRAVIEHNLLRGDNPKLWYMGPMFRYEQPQKGRYRQFHQLGVEAFGSEHVDVEAELIAMTYMMWQRLGIDHELTLEINSLGELDERHAYRAALVDFLTDKKDQLDADSQRRLTTNPLRILDSKDPNTQALLTDAPRLADFLGEQSRADFEKLQRYLTALGIEFVINPKLVRGLDYYNKTVFEWVTDKLGSQATVCAGGRYDGLIGQLKSIGQAKKSADNAKPVKSDPAVGFAMGLERLLLLVQAVNPMPEEPACDIFVVVHPDVYDQGLIYAQSLRTERHDLRVKMASASSLKAQMKKADKSGAKLTVILAQDEIDTNRISVKDMQTGEQSSQDRLWLHDAQNFSV; encoded by the coding sequence ATGATTAAGTCAATCAAAGGGTTTAATGACATCCTGCACGTTGCAACGTCAAGCAGTCAGGCTAGTGGAATTTGGCGCCGTTTAGAAAGCACGCTGCGCAGCGTGTTGGATCAGTTTGGCTACGAAGAAATTCGTCTGCCTATTGTTGAAGAAACGCAGCTGTTTGCCCGTGCCATCGGTGATGCAACTGACATCGTTGAAAAAGAGATGTTTAGCTTTACCGATAAATCAGATCCTCCGACTCCGATTACCCTTCGCCCAGAAGGTACGGCGGGTGCAGTACGTGCAGTGATTGAGCACAACTTATTACGCGGTGATAACCCTAAACTGTGGTACATGGGCCCAATGTTCCGTTATGAGCAGCCACAAAAAGGCCGTTATCGTCAGTTCCATCAATTAGGTGTTGAAGCCTTTGGTAGCGAGCATGTCGATGTCGAAGCCGAGCTGATTGCGATGACCTATATGATGTGGCAGCGCTTGGGTATTGATCATGAATTAACCTTAGAGATTAACAGTCTCGGTGAGCTTGATGAGCGTCATGCTTATCGTGCCGCTTTGGTTGATTTCTTAACTGATAAAAAAGATCAGCTGGATGCCGACAGCCAGCGCCGATTGACAACCAATCCTTTACGTATCTTAGACAGTAAAGACCCAAATACGCAGGCATTATTAACTGATGCGCCACGTCTAGCAGACTTCTTGGGTGAACAAAGCCGTGCAGATTTTGAAAAACTGCAGCGTTATTTAACCGCGCTAGGCATTGAATTTGTCATCAATCCTAAGCTAGTACGTGGATTGGATTACTATAATAAGACAGTATTTGAGTGGGTTACTGACAAGTTAGGCTCACAAGCAACGGTATGTGCGGGTGGTCGCTATGACGGTCTTATCGGTCAGCTAAAGTCTATTGGCCAAGCCAAAAAGTCTGCGGATAATGCAAAACCGGTTAAATCAGATCCAGCAGTAGGGTTTGCAATGGGACTTGAGCGCTTGTTGTTATTAGTGCAAGCCGTTAACCCAATGCCAGAAGAGCCTGCCTGTGATATCTTTGTGGTGGTGCACCCCGATGTGTATGACCAAGGCTTGATTTATGCTCAGTCATTACGCACCGAGCGTCACGATTTGCGCGTTAAGATGGCCAGTGCCAGTAGCTTAAAAGCGCAAATGAAAAAGGCCGATAAGTCGGGCGCAAAACTGACGGTGATTTTGGCACAAGATGAAATTGATACCAATCGCATCAGCGTTAAAGATATGCAAACCGGTGAGCAAAGCAGTCAAGACAGACTGTGGCTACATGACGCGCAAAACTTTAGTGTATAA